Proteins encoded by one window of Synechococcus sp. WH 7805:
- a CDS encoding M23 family metallopeptidase, producing the protein MRLALLMALMLAIGQGLRGHAQPQPPQRVPKRTGVSNLALLSSSRPRQLPTSHRPFRPGETLQLRYPLGERAKEVQPYGWRYSDQRKRWRMHVGHDLIAPAATPVLAMLSGRVLLAQAISGYGLTVLIDHGRGWQTVYAHLQTADARPGQLVHAGEQIGRVGRSGSASTDHLHVELRRLQGQQAYALDLAPLLD; encoded by the coding sequence ATGCGCCTGGCGCTGCTCATGGCACTGATGCTGGCCATCGGACAGGGGCTCCGCGGGCACGCACAACCGCAACCCCCACAACGGGTCCCGAAGCGCACAGGAGTCTCCAACCTGGCGCTGCTCAGTTCCTCGCGGCCACGGCAGCTACCCACCTCTCACAGGCCGTTCCGCCCAGGGGAGACGCTCCAACTGCGGTATCCACTCGGCGAGCGCGCCAAAGAAGTGCAGCCCTATGGCTGGCGCTACTCAGACCAGCGCAAGCGCTGGCGAATGCATGTTGGACATGACCTGATCGCTCCAGCTGCCACACCCGTACTCGCCATGCTCTCCGGCCGGGTGCTCCTAGCCCAGGCCATCAGTGGCTATGGCCTTACGGTTCTGATCGACCACGGCCGTGGCTGGCAGACCGTGTATGCCCATCTGCAAACAGCGGATGCGAGACCAGGGCAGCTGGTGCATGCCGGTGAGCAAATCGGTCGGGTTGGACGCAGCGGCTCAGCAAGTACAGATCATCTGCACGTAGAGCTGCGACGCCTTCAAGGACAGCAGGCTTATGCCCTGGATCTAGCCCCGCTTCTCGATTAG
- the aspS gene encoding aspartate--tRNA ligase, with protein MRSNGCGDLRKQHIDDTVQLCGWVDRRRDHGGVIFIDLRDRTGTVQITVDPDLGAEAFAVAEHLRSETVLQISGKVRARPAESLNEKLATGAVEVLASGISVLNSVKGNLPFPVSVHDEENTREELRLRHRYLDLRRKRMNDNLRLRAQTIQAARRFLENEGFIEVETPVLTRSTPEGARDYVLPSRVCGGEWFALPQSPQLFKQLLMVGGIERYYQVARCFRDEDLRADRQPEFTQLDIEMSFMDQEQILQLNESLICSIWKAVKGVELPRPFPRMTWHDAMERYGTDRPDTRYGMELTNVSDIVKDMGFKVFSGAVKSGGSVKCIAVPGGNDALSNVRIKPGGDVFSEAQAAGAGGLAFIRVRDGGEIDTIGAIKDNLSDEQKQELLSRTGAEPGTLLLFGAGDTATVNKALDRVRQYLAKELGMVKPDRDNDQWNFLWVVDFPMFEFNSDENRYEALHHPFCAPNQEDLGSNETEWETTLPTARAQAYDLVLNGLELGGGSLRIHDSSLQRQVLQTVGLPLEEAQEQFGFLMDALDVGAPPHGGLAFGIDRMVMLLAGEESIRDTIAFPKTQQARCLMTNAPGGVADKQLEELHVASTWVDPAEGDSD; from the coding sequence ATGCGCAGCAACGGTTGCGGCGACCTGCGCAAACAGCACATCGACGACACCGTGCAGCTCTGCGGATGGGTAGATCGCCGACGCGATCACGGTGGTGTGATTTTCATCGACCTGCGTGATCGCACCGGCACCGTGCAGATCACGGTGGATCCCGACCTGGGAGCTGAAGCCTTTGCTGTCGCAGAACACCTGCGCAGCGAAACCGTGCTTCAGATCAGCGGCAAGGTCCGGGCTCGCCCTGCTGAATCGCTCAACGAGAAATTGGCCACCGGCGCGGTGGAGGTGCTGGCCAGCGGCATCAGCGTGCTCAACAGCGTGAAAGGCAATCTGCCCTTCCCCGTTTCGGTGCACGACGAGGAGAACACCCGCGAAGAACTGCGGCTGCGCCACCGCTATTTGGATCTGCGCCGCAAGCGCATGAATGACAACCTGCGCCTGCGGGCTCAGACGATCCAAGCCGCTCGCCGTTTCCTGGAGAACGAAGGCTTCATCGAAGTCGAAACCCCGGTTCTCACCCGCTCGACCCCCGAGGGTGCCCGCGACTACGTTCTGCCCAGCCGTGTCTGTGGTGGTGAGTGGTTCGCCCTGCCCCAGTCGCCACAGCTGTTCAAGCAACTGCTGATGGTGGGCGGCATCGAGCGCTACTACCAGGTGGCCCGCTGTTTCCGCGACGAAGACCTGCGTGCTGATCGTCAGCCGGAATTTACCCAGCTGGACATCGAGATGAGCTTCATGGATCAAGAGCAGATCCTGCAGCTGAATGAATCTCTGATCTGTTCGATCTGGAAAGCAGTGAAGGGCGTCGAGCTGCCCCGCCCCTTCCCGCGCATGACCTGGCATGACGCCATGGAGCGCTACGGCACTGACCGCCCAGACACCCGCTACGGCATGGAGCTCACCAACGTGTCCGACATCGTCAAGGACATGGGCTTCAAGGTGTTCAGCGGCGCCGTGAAATCCGGCGGTTCGGTGAAGTGCATTGCTGTTCCCGGTGGCAACGACGCCCTCTCCAACGTGCGGATCAAGCCCGGCGGCGATGTGTTCAGCGAAGCCCAGGCGGCCGGAGCCGGTGGCCTGGCCTTCATCCGCGTGCGCGACGGCGGTGAGATCGACACCATCGGCGCCATCAAGGACAATCTCAGCGACGAGCAGAAGCAGGAGCTGCTCAGCCGCACCGGGGCGGAACCAGGCACCCTTCTGCTGTTCGGCGCCGGCGACACCGCCACGGTGAACAAGGCCCTCGACCGGGTGCGCCAGTACCTGGCCAAGGAGCTGGGCATGGTGAAACCCGACCGGGACAACGACCAGTGGAACTTCCTCTGGGTGGTGGATTTCCCGATGTTCGAGTTCAACAGCGACGAGAACCGCTACGAAGCACTGCACCATCCCTTCTGTGCACCGAACCAGGAGGATCTCGGCAGCAACGAGACGGAATGGGAGACAACCCTTCCCACCGCCCGGGCCCAGGCTTACGACCTGGTCCTCAACGGCCTGGAGCTGGGCGGTGGCTCCCTGCGCATCCACGACTCATCCTTGCAACGCCAGGTTTTGCAAACTGTTGGCCTGCCGTTGGAAGAAGCTCAGGAGCAGTTCGGCTTCCTGATGGATGCTCTCGATGTGGGCGCCCCGCCCCATGGTGGCCTGGCCTTCGGCATCGATCGCATGGTGATGCTGCTGGCTGGGGAAGAATCAATCCGCGACACCATCGCCTTCCCCAAGACCCAGCAGGCCCGCTGCCTGATGACCAATGCCCCTGGGGGCGTGGCCGACAAACAGCTGGAGGAACTGCATGTGGCCAGCACCTGGGTGGATCCAGCCGAAGGGGACTCTGACTAG
- a CDS encoding Dps family protein encodes MASTPSIDIGIPEAQRNEIAEGLSRLLADTYVLYGKTHGFHWNVTGPMFNTLHLMFMEQYTELWNALDVIAERIRALGVVAPHGGSTLAGLASIKEADQKPAALDMVRELVAGHEAVARTARSVFPVAEAASDEPTADLLTQRLQIHEKTAWMLRSLLEG; translated from the coding sequence ATGGCCAGCACGCCCTCCATCGACATCGGTATTCCCGAAGCCCAACGGAATGAGATCGCTGAAGGCCTCAGCCGTTTGCTCGCGGACACCTACGTGTTGTACGGCAAGACCCACGGTTTCCACTGGAACGTGACAGGCCCCATGTTCAACACCCTGCACCTGATGTTCATGGAGCAGTACACCGAACTCTGGAATGCTCTTGATGTGATCGCCGAGCGGATCCGGGCGCTGGGCGTGGTTGCACCCCATGGCGGATCCACCCTGGCTGGCTTGGCATCGATCAAGGAAGCCGATCAGAAACCGGCAGCGCTCGACATGGTGCGAGAGCTGGTAGCTGGCCACGAAGCGGTGGCCCGCACGGCCCGCAGCGTGTTCCCAGTGGCTGAGGCTGCCAGTGATGAACCCACGGCCGACCTGCTCACCCAGCGCCTTCAGATTCACGAGAAAACGGCCTGGATGTTGCGCAGCCTGCTGGAGGGATGA
- a CDS encoding peptidase domain-containing ABC transporter: MTSNTTIVEGEAPLSQKFFELGKQQRYELGQPICERRFIPGQVLLIESGNARLLGEEEGRLSTLNRLETGSFIGVVSLLRGAGCETVRAASEVVARSLSDDQLLALLHEDKAIADICRKKLWDAELADLLRILSNRSPKHCNVTKSLLSELKQDAQLLIADDIPTIQSAFNNNLRFFVASRPENESFGKLGDEITDIDAIHDWPKDIHGFPLRLIALPDEALEIFEVHAPSAVLEPEVISAPSSDATDQNLIPQAPLSPPVSRFNQQGDQSRDFFVAGEGPLEETLACFQMLTKLMKLPFRRDAIERVLRDQVRRSQTPTLRLCGQIAASLGLHVAGAKVAASMGVRLQTPTLIPWGQSFAIAIRSDQRGLVLASPSQGFLEITPDQLESSFPEGIDLLLLDRTSTTPEETFGPSWFWPALNRYRGVLIQVLAASFVVQLFTLANPLLIQVIIDKVINQRSLDTLQVLGFALVAVTLLEGVLGSLKTYLFAETTNRIDQRLGAEVIDHLLRLPLGYFDRRPVGELGSRVSELEKIRNFLTGQALTTILDAAFSVIYIVVMVIYSWLLTLIALAVLPIQVALTLLGAPLFRRQYRKSAEANASTQSHLVEVLTGIQTVKSQNVEMISRWTWQERYGQYINRTFEKTITGTALTQTSQVLQKISQLLVLWVGASLVLSGDLTLGQLIAFRIISGYVTQPLLRLSSIWQTIQELRVSFERLADVIDTPQESDDQDKAKVPLPPIEGAVNFDNLTFGFSPGTPPVLSNVSLKIKQGTFVGIVGQSGSGKSTLMKLLPRLYKPSEGRILIDGYDIDKVELYSLRRQIGIVPQDPLLFSGSVSENIALTEPDSTSEQIVLAAQVACAHDFIMDLPAGYSTPVGERGASLSGGQRQRIAIARTLLANPKLLVMDEATSALDYETERKVCENLIQSLHDCTVFFITHRLTTVRRADLIVVMHQGAVVEQGTHDELMDQRGRYYALYRQQDSN, translated from the coding sequence ATGACATCTAATACGACAATTGTTGAAGGCGAAGCCCCACTAAGCCAGAAGTTCTTTGAACTTGGCAAGCAACAACGATACGAATTAGGTCAACCTATTTGCGAAAGGCGTTTTATTCCTGGACAAGTTTTACTCATAGAAAGTGGTAACGCTCGATTACTCGGCGAAGAAGAAGGTCGGCTTAGCACCCTGAACCGACTTGAAACGGGCAGCTTCATCGGAGTTGTTTCGCTATTGCGTGGTGCCGGTTGTGAAACAGTACGCGCTGCATCAGAAGTTGTCGCAAGGTCTTTAAGCGACGACCAATTACTGGCGTTACTTCATGAGGACAAAGCCATTGCAGACATCTGCAGAAAAAAGCTTTGGGATGCAGAACTTGCTGACCTACTCCGCATTTTATCGAACCGATCTCCAAAACACTGCAATGTAACCAAGAGCTTGCTGAGTGAACTGAAACAGGATGCTCAGCTCCTGATTGCCGACGACATCCCAACCATCCAAAGCGCTTTTAACAATAATCTGAGGTTCTTTGTTGCCAGCCGTCCCGAAAACGAAAGTTTTGGCAAGCTCGGCGATGAAATTACTGACATCGATGCGATTCATGATTGGCCGAAAGATATTCACGGTTTTCCGCTGAGATTGATTGCCCTGCCTGACGAGGCTTTAGAGATTTTCGAAGTCCATGCACCATCCGCAGTGCTGGAACCAGAGGTGATTAGCGCACCAAGCAGTGACGCCACAGATCAAAATCTGATCCCGCAAGCGCCATTAAGCCCTCCGGTGAGTCGATTCAATCAACAGGGTGATCAAAGCCGTGATTTTTTCGTGGCTGGCGAAGGGCCTCTTGAGGAGACTTTGGCTTGCTTCCAGATGCTCACGAAGCTCATGAAGCTTCCGTTCCGACGCGATGCAATTGAGCGGGTCCTTCGTGATCAAGTGCGAAGATCTCAAACCCCAACACTGCGACTTTGCGGGCAAATTGCTGCCAGTCTTGGACTACACGTTGCAGGCGCCAAGGTGGCCGCCTCAATGGGGGTGCGCTTGCAAACACCGACCCTGATCCCATGGGGCCAATCCTTCGCAATCGCCATTCGTAGTGATCAGCGAGGCCTCGTATTGGCCTCACCCAGTCAAGGATTTCTTGAAATCACTCCTGATCAGCTCGAGAGTTCTTTTCCGGAGGGAATTGATCTTCTGCTTCTCGATCGCACGAGCACGACCCCGGAAGAAACGTTTGGCCCTTCGTGGTTCTGGCCAGCCCTGAACCGTTACCGAGGTGTTCTCATCCAGGTGTTGGCAGCCAGCTTTGTTGTCCAGCTGTTCACCTTGGCCAACCCGCTTCTGATTCAGGTGATCATCGACAAGGTGATCAACCAGAGAAGTTTGGACACCCTGCAGGTTTTGGGCTTCGCCCTTGTTGCGGTCACCCTGCTGGAAGGCGTTCTCGGAAGCCTCAAAACTTATCTGTTCGCTGAAACCACGAACCGAATTGACCAACGATTGGGTGCTGAAGTGATCGACCACCTACTGAGGCTTCCCCTCGGCTATTTCGATCGTCGTCCGGTAGGAGAACTGGGCTCACGTGTCAGTGAGCTCGAAAAGATCCGCAATTTCCTTACCGGCCAAGCTCTCACCACGATATTAGATGCAGCCTTTTCGGTGATCTATATCGTCGTGATGGTGATTTACAGCTGGCTTCTCACCCTCATTGCACTCGCAGTACTGCCCATTCAAGTTGCACTCACATTGCTGGGAGCACCTTTGTTTCGAAGGCAATATCGAAAATCAGCGGAAGCAAATGCTTCCACACAAAGTCATCTTGTTGAGGTTTTAACCGGAATTCAGACTGTCAAGAGTCAAAACGTCGAGATGATTAGCCGTTGGACTTGGCAGGAACGCTATGGCCAATACATTAACAGAACGTTTGAAAAGACAATCACGGGAACAGCGCTAACCCAAACTTCGCAGGTCTTGCAAAAGATTTCACAGCTTTTAGTTTTGTGGGTTGGAGCCTCACTTGTTCTCTCAGGCGATTTGACCCTGGGTCAACTGATTGCATTCAGAATTATTTCTGGCTATGTGACCCAGCCACTGCTAAGGCTTTCATCCATCTGGCAAACGATTCAGGAACTGAGGGTGAGCTTTGAACGTCTTGCTGATGTTATCGACACTCCTCAGGAATCAGATGATCAAGATAAAGCTAAAGTTCCTCTTCCCCCCATTGAAGGAGCTGTCAATTTTGACAATTTGACGTTCGGCTTCTCCCCTGGAACTCCACCGGTTTTGTCGAATGTATCCCTAAAAATCAAACAGGGAACTTTCGTTGGAATTGTTGGACAAAGTGGAAGTGGTAAAAGCACATTAATGAAACTCCTCCCTCGTTTGTACAAACCAAGCGAAGGCCGCATTCTGATTGATGGTTATGACATCGACAAAGTAGAACTTTATTCTCTACGACGCCAGATTGGCATCGTGCCACAGGACCCACTCTTGTTCTCAGGCAGCGTCAGTGAAAACATCGCACTCACGGAACCAGATTCCACGAGTGAGCAAATTGTTTTAGCCGCCCAGGTGGCTTGTGCCCACGACTTCATTATGGATCTACCTGCCGGATACAGCACTCCGGTAGGAGAACGAGGTGCCTCACTCAGCGGCGGACAGCGCCAACGTATTGCGATCGCACGAACCCTCCTGGCCAATCCCAAACTCCTGGTCATGGATGAGGCGACAAGCGCTCTGGATTACGAAACAGAGAGAAAAGTCTGCGAAAATCTCATTCAATCTCTACACGACTGTACTGTCTTTTTCATCACTCACCGACTCACCACCGTGCGCCGAGCAGATTTGATTGTGGTCATGCATCAGGGTGCTGTCGTTGAACAGGGAACGCATGATGAATTAATGGATCAACGTGGTCGTTATTACGCCCTCTACCGCCAGCAGGACTCCAACTAA
- a CDS encoding RNA polymerase sigma factor, RpoD/SigA family: MSEKARTTGKARIRWSGGNDLLRLYLQDIGRVDLLTSEEEVTLSRQVQQRERLLVQERDLSTRIAAIRVLLDLEELQQREANHISHWPTRQEWARAAELPLSELNRLLNEGYTLWAKESGLDTKELQQRLREGRRARDRMIQANLRLVVAVAKKYQQRGMELLDLVQEGTLGLERAVEKFDPTRGFRFSTYAYWWIRQGITRAIATQSRTIRLPVHITEKLNRIKRVQQEIASEKGRLASVSDLAKELGVSEETVRQTLARVPRSVSLETRVGKDQDTQLGDLLEDGHATPEQTLTRDSLHDDLEHLLEELSPREAEVIRSRFGLEDDTPRTLAEIGEAMALSRERVRQIETRALLKLRQPQRRSKVRDYIQGLDS, from the coding sequence TTGTCTGAGAAGGCTCGAACGACGGGGAAGGCCCGGATCCGCTGGAGCGGCGGCAACGACTTGTTGCGCCTCTACCTCCAGGACATCGGCCGCGTTGACCTCCTGACCAGCGAAGAGGAAGTGACGCTCTCCCGCCAGGTGCAGCAGCGGGAGCGACTGCTTGTTCAGGAGCGTGACCTCAGCACGCGCATCGCAGCCATCCGGGTGCTGCTGGATCTCGAGGAATTGCAGCAGCGTGAGGCCAATCACATCAGCCACTGGCCAACACGCCAGGAATGGGCCCGGGCTGCGGAGCTACCCCTCAGTGAGCTCAACCGACTCCTGAACGAGGGCTACACCCTCTGGGCTAAAGAAAGTGGCCTGGACACCAAGGAACTGCAACAACGACTGCGCGAGGGTCGCCGGGCCCGGGACCGGATGATCCAAGCCAATCTGCGCCTTGTGGTGGCCGTTGCCAAGAAATACCAGCAGCGTGGGATGGAGCTCCTGGATCTCGTCCAGGAGGGCACCCTTGGACTGGAAAGGGCCGTGGAGAAGTTTGATCCCACCCGCGGTTTCCGCTTCAGCACTTACGCCTATTGGTGGATTCGCCAAGGCATCACCCGGGCGATCGCCACCCAGAGCCGCACGATCAGGCTGCCGGTGCACATCACCGAAAAACTGAACCGGATCAAACGCGTGCAGCAGGAGATCGCCAGCGAGAAAGGGCGTCTGGCATCCGTGAGCGACCTGGCCAAAGAGCTGGGGGTCAGCGAGGAGACCGTGCGTCAGACCCTCGCCAGGGTGCCGCGGTCGGTGTCATTGGAAACCCGCGTGGGAAAAGACCAGGACACCCAGCTCGGAGACTTGCTGGAGGATGGTCATGCGACGCCAGAGCAGACCCTCACCCGGGACTCACTCCACGATGATCTCGAACATCTGCTGGAAGAACTAAGCCCTCGGGAAGCCGAAGTGATCCGCAGTCGCTTTGGACTCGAAGACGACACACCGCGCACCCTTGCCGAGATCGGCGAGGCCATGGCCCTGTCCCGGGAGCGAGTGCGCCAGATCGAAACACGCGCCCTACTCAAACTGAGGCAACCCCAGCGCCGCTCCAAGGTGCGCGATTACATCCAGGGGCTGGATTCCTGA
- a CDS encoding peptidylprolyl isomerase, whose amino-acid sequence MDNFKTEVEASLAVLGADSIELLRRCDLLKSLVQRLFIKEATKNINLPNELIMNCLKNHCQQEGLRDEKELKTWLEEHALSKEELLEQVSLPSKLSQLAIDWFDSQAETRFLERKESLDQATYSLLRVQDSGLAHELYLQLEAGEADFESLAKQYSEGPEKNNRGKVGPASLMRAHPALRNVLRTAKIGVVLEPIPIEQWWIVTRLEERQEANFDKTMRQRMATELLQNWMSIETNLILSSLNSRHNSEVATNP is encoded by the coding sequence ATGGATAATTTCAAGACTGAAGTCGAAGCCTCTCTTGCTGTCCTAGGTGCCGACAGCATTGAACTGCTCCGCCGCTGTGATCTTCTGAAATCTTTAGTTCAAAGGCTATTCATAAAAGAAGCCACAAAAAACATCAACCTCCCGAATGAGTTGATCATGAACTGCCTAAAAAATCATTGTCAGCAAGAAGGCTTGCGAGATGAAAAAGAACTTAAAACCTGGCTGGAAGAACACGCTTTAAGCAAAGAGGAGCTTTTAGAACAAGTAAGCCTGCCCTCAAAACTCTCCCAACTTGCCATTGACTGGTTTGACTCCCAGGCAGAAACGCGTTTCCTAGAGCGCAAGGAGTCACTTGACCAAGCGACATACAGCCTATTGCGGGTTCAAGACTCCGGACTAGCACACGAGCTTTATTTACAGCTTGAAGCAGGTGAAGCCGATTTCGAGAGTCTCGCAAAGCAGTACAGCGAGGGTCCAGAAAAAAACAATCGCGGCAAAGTGGGGCCTGCCAGTCTGATGCGTGCACATCCAGCGTTGCGCAATGTTCTTCGCACAGCCAAGATAGGAGTTGTTCTTGAGCCGATACCAATCGAGCAATGGTGGATTGTGACTCGCTTGGAAGAACGTCAGGAAGCCAATTTTGACAAGACAATGCGACAGCGCATGGCCACGGAGCTTCTTCAGAATTGGATGAGCATCGAAACAAATTTAATTCTGTCGTCCCTCAATAGTCGGCATAATTCAGAGGTGGCTACGAACCCATGA
- a CDS encoding 7-carboxy-7-deazaguanine synthase QueE: MSQDPPASGSLPVVETFHSLQGEGLHAGRSAFFIRLAGCRVGCSWCDTKHSWPADSHPLRPIDSLATEAAAAASDGAAFVVITGGEPLHHNLDALAQALRSLRSLPLHLETSGVDPLSGDPDWITLSPKRHAPPRAELLRRCHELKVVVHEPADLLFADVVAAQAPQATWLLQPGWESAEGQQLALDAARRDGRWRLSLQSHKWLGVR, from the coding sequence GTGAGCCAGGATCCACCGGCCTCCGGCTCTCTCCCTGTGGTGGAGACCTTCCACTCACTCCAGGGAGAAGGTCTCCATGCCGGCCGCAGTGCTTTCTTCATCCGCCTGGCGGGATGCCGTGTTGGCTGCAGCTGGTGCGATACCAAACACTCCTGGCCAGCCGATTCACATCCGTTGCGGCCCATCGACAGCCTTGCAACAGAAGCAGCAGCTGCAGCCAGCGATGGTGCGGCTTTTGTGGTGATCACCGGCGGCGAACCGCTGCATCACAACCTCGACGCTCTTGCGCAGGCCCTCCGCTCTCTCCGCAGTCTGCCCCTGCATCTGGAAACCAGCGGTGTTGACCCGCTCAGTGGCGATCCCGACTGGATCACCCTTTCGCCGAAACGACACGCGCCTCCCCGGGCAGAGCTGCTGAGGCGCTGCCATGAACTGAAAGTGGTGGTTCATGAACCCGCCGACCTGCTCTTCGCTGACGTGGTGGCAGCACAGGCACCGCAGGCCACCTGGCTGCTGCAACCCGGATGGGAGAGTGCCGAAGGCCAACAGCTGGCGCTCGATGCTGCACGCCGCGATGGCCGCTGGAGACTCAGCCTGCAAAGTCACAAGTGGCTTGGGGTGCGTTGA
- a CDS encoding CTP synthase, giving the protein MAKFVFVTGGVVSSIGKGIVAASLGRLLKSRGYSVSILKLDPYLNVDPGTMSPYQHGEVFVTEDGAETDLDLGHYERFTDTAMSRLNSVTTGSIYQSVINKERRGDYNGGTVQVIPHITGEIRDRIHRVAANSNADVVITEIGGTVGDIESLPFLEAIREFRGDVGRHDLAYIHVTLLPYIGTSGELKTKPTQHSVKELRSIGIQPDVLVCRSDREINAELKRKIGGFCGVHERAVIPSLDADSIYAVPQTLEEQGLCREVLDVLNLTDHESDMSAWQQLVHKMRNPGPAVKVALVGKYVQLNDAYLSVVEALRHACLAQDASLDLHWVCAEEIENRGANALLHGMDAVVVPGGFGNRGVDGKVAAIRWAREQRIPFLGLCLGMQCAVIEWARNLAGLPDATSAELEPGTSHPVIHLLPEQQDVVDLGGTMRLGVYPCRIAEGSMADRLYGDEVVYERHRHRYEFNNAYRNLFLESGYRISGSSPDGRLVELIELPEHPFFTACQYHPEFLSRPGQPHPLFRGLIEAAQQRLPNSPSEIRTTA; this is encoded by the coding sequence ATGGCCAAGTTCGTCTTCGTCACCGGTGGAGTGGTCTCCAGCATCGGCAAAGGCATCGTGGCCGCCAGCCTTGGGCGGTTGCTGAAGTCACGCGGGTACAGCGTGTCGATCCTGAAACTGGATCCTTACCTGAATGTTGATCCAGGCACCATGAGCCCGTATCAGCACGGTGAGGTATTCGTCACCGAGGACGGTGCCGAGACCGATCTTGACCTCGGCCATTACGAACGCTTCACCGACACGGCAATGTCTCGCCTCAACAGCGTGACCACGGGCTCGATCTATCAATCGGTGATCAACAAAGAACGCCGGGGCGACTACAACGGCGGCACTGTTCAAGTGATCCCACACATCACAGGTGAGATCCGCGATCGCATTCACCGCGTGGCCGCCAACAGCAATGCGGATGTGGTGATCACAGAAATCGGCGGCACAGTCGGCGACATCGAATCCCTGCCCTTCCTCGAGGCCATCCGCGAGTTCAGGGGCGATGTGGGTCGCCATGATCTGGCCTACATCCACGTGACATTGCTGCCTTACATCGGCACCTCCGGCGAACTGAAAACCAAACCCACCCAGCACTCCGTGAAGGAGCTGCGCTCGATCGGTATCCAGCCGGACGTGCTGGTGTGCCGAAGCGACCGAGAGATTAACGCTGAACTCAAACGCAAGATTGGCGGATTCTGTGGCGTGCACGAACGGGCCGTGATCCCCTCACTCGATGCCGACAGCATCTATGCCGTGCCCCAGACCCTCGAAGAACAGGGGCTGTGCCGAGAAGTACTGGATGTTCTCAATCTCACCGACCATGAGAGCGATATGAGCGCATGGCAGCAGTTGGTGCACAAGATGCGCAACCCCGGTCCGGCCGTAAAGGTGGCGCTGGTTGGCAAGTACGTGCAGCTCAATGACGCCTATCTCTCGGTGGTCGAGGCCCTGCGTCATGCCTGCCTGGCCCAAGATGCCTCCCTCGATCTGCACTGGGTCTGCGCAGAAGAGATCGAAAACCGTGGCGCTAATGCACTACTGCATGGGATGGATGCCGTGGTAGTGCCAGGCGGCTTCGGCAACCGTGGCGTAGATGGCAAGGTGGCGGCCATCCGCTGGGCCAGGGAACAACGCATTCCGTTCCTGGGGTTGTGCCTGGGCATGCAGTGCGCGGTGATCGAATGGGCCCGCAACCTGGCTGGTTTGCCGGATGCCACCAGCGCCGAACTGGAGCCCGGCACCAGTCATCCGGTGATTCATCTCCTGCCGGAACAACAGGACGTTGTGGATCTGGGCGGCACCATGCGCCTTGGGGTGTACCCCTGCAGGATCGCCGAGGGCTCCATGGCCGATCGGCTCTATGGCGATGAAGTGGTGTATGAGCGGCACCGTCATCGCTACGAGTTCAACAATGCCTACCGCAATCTCTTTCTTGAATCGGGGTATCGGATCAGCGGCAGCTCTCCCGACGGCCGCCTAGTGGAACTGATCGAACTGCCGGAGCATCCGTTCTTCACTGCTTGCCAATACCACCCTGAATTCCTCTCCCGGCCGGGCCAACCCCATCCCCTGTTCCGTGGCTTGATCGAAGCCGCCCAACAACGACTGCCCAACAGTCCCAGCGAAATCAGAACCACAGCGTGA